A window from Tolypothrix sp. NIES-4075 encodes these proteins:
- a CDS encoding type III-B CRISPR-associated protein Cas10/Cmr2, whose translation MSKLPQRKLYALLRNSTGSTGSEICQHLEFLQLNELNQWWQEKGYKADAVGSSSDRVNLHSGTISGNEIELRHTISGEPRTIPTAILPSPEELATKIKEAFERIRNAEKPEEDMMRLFWWCWRFYPQLLARESSESETALLTPAHRIIPDCPHHSYNSTVSALVGAMFPENWQKDDSHQHPYLLIFTFSPVQEFIKSSRKFLDFWGGSYLLHYLSAILCWHVAEIYGPDAVITPSLWSQEIIDALMVKHYPEFKEEFKEYEGNDPVTKFWDNQAQNLCTAGFPNIITVVVPSKEKAVALGKELEKTLKNHWYEISDKVRKHVKETVIKLFREGNKVEEDKLEQVWNQI comes from the coding sequence ATGTCTAAACTTCCTCAGCGCAAGTTGTATGCTCTACTTAGAAATTCTACAGGCAGTACGGGTAGCGAGATATGTCAGCATTTAGAATTTTTGCAACTGAACGAGCTAAACCAGTGGTGGCAAGAAAAAGGATATAAAGCTGATGCTGTGGGTAGTTCTTCGGATCGCGTGAATCTGCATTCAGGTACAATATCTGGAAATGAAATAGAGTTAAGACACACGATTAGCGGTGAACCGCGAACTATACCAACGGCAATTCTGCCATCACCGGAGGAACTCGCAACAAAAATTAAAGAAGCTTTTGAGCGCATTCGCAATGCAGAGAAACCAGAAGAAGATATGATGAGATTATTCTGGTGGTGTTGGCGATTTTATCCGCAATTGCTAGCGCGGGAATCATCAGAATCAGAAACTGCACTGCTTACTCCTGCTCATCGTATTATTCCTGACTGTCCCCACCATAGTTATAACAGTACCGTCTCGGCGTTAGTTGGGGCAATGTTTCCCGAAAATTGGCAAAAAGATGATTCGCATCAACATCCTTATTTACTAATATTTACTTTCTCTCCAGTGCAGGAGTTTATTAAATCCTCGCGCAAATTCTTAGATTTTTGGGGAGGTTCTTATTTACTTCACTACTTGAGTGCGATACTTTGTTGGCATGTTGCGGAAATTTATGGACCTGATGCGGTGATTACTCCTTCGCTATGGAGTCAGGAAATTATCGATGCATTGATGGTCAAGCATTACCCAGAGTTTAAAGAAGAGTTTAAAGAATATGAGGGTAATGACCCCGTGACTAAATTTTGGGATAATCAAGCTCAAAATTTGTGTACGGCTGGGTTTCCTAATATTATTACAGTTGTAGTACCCAGTAAAGAGAAAGCTGTTGCACTGGGTAAAGAGTTAGAAAAGACGTTAAAAAACCATTGGTATGAAATCAGCGACAAAGTTCGCAAGCATGTTAAGGAGACTGTAATTAAGTTATTTCGAGAAGGAAATAAGGTAGAAGAAGATAAACTAGAGCAAGTATGGAACCAAATT